A genomic region of Nymphalis io chromosome 3, ilAglIoxx1.1, whole genome shotgun sequence contains the following coding sequences:
- the LOC126780609 gene encoding hemocyte protein-glutamine gamma-glutamyltransferase-like: protein MDKMSSSMTSSVTGMGLGGITGLTTGISTLSCMREQQVTIGGMPSNYVPGLSANYNISSFCQRPGQSRRCPTARAGPSAQHRPGRSHSTGALHRLKHSSRNSPNTQYTHNLICKLADQNERRRRQDTMELIPQSYYSQQPLKVELTEFYSRDNAKDHHTDQYDLVNDNILPNPVLRRGQNFFFAVRFDRTYDKQQDVIRIVFCFGPKPSVTKGTRVVLPVNWSTQQGAFQHSRDVIGLARMQDTSTTMPPIATMGTIGAIGAMSGIRETTTYGVRRTSFSNDSLPLQHSPLSPHGPVERPTVERYAPTTQHSSFQRSYGSRHSSMQNLASIAHEMDRWDISVQRQDGNTITFQVHVPASAPVGVWNCWVQTHRFGQRDNRHDYKCDEDIYILFNPWCREDAVYMDNESSRKEYVLNEQGKIWYGTWRQPKGRKWIFGQFDDVVLPACIYLLERSGLEHSERGNPIRVTRAISAMINANDDDDGLMVGRYDGEYKDGVAPHAWTGSVAILERYLTDGGRPVEYGQCWVFSALVVTICRALGIPCRSVTNYVSAHDTNRTFTIDKFFDRDGNEVPNGPDEDCYDSCWNFHVWNDVWMQRPDLPQGYGGWQIIDSTPQEEAESVYQCGPASVEAVRRGEVGFQYDTPFVYSQLNAELCHFQEEENSEWGFIRMASNQYQVGRKILTKNPNRDDDEGDSDMLEITHEYKTVENSSPERLAVIASCRGYQRLQQYYEFPDRNFEDVVFDLMDIDIVPYGQPFDCTMNIQNKSHEDRTIWCVLTASSCYYTGAIAARLRRSQGEFIVRAGQREVLKLHVTPQEYMDKLVDHSMVKVHAMAYVKQTRQAWSEEDDFPLHKPRLQIQLRSQPCVGQECAVTFSFQNPLSVHLTDCYFTFEGPGIQRPRQIRFRDVKPGEFVNYQDKFVPRRQGERRVVVTFSSRQIDEIFGCANVNVRG from the exons ATGGATAAAATGTCTTCAAGCATGACATCCAGCGTGACTGGCATGGGACTCGGTGGAATCACTGGTTTGACTACTGGAATAAGTACCCTCAGCTGCATGAGGGAACAACAAGTTACTATCGGAGGCATGCCTTCCAATTACGTGCCGGGACTGTCAGCGAACTACAACATTTCAAGCTTCTGTCAGCGTCCAGGACAAAGTCGCCGGTGTCCTACGGCTAGGGCTGGTCCATCAGCTCAACATAGACCTGGCCGTTCCCATAGTACGGGTGCACTACATCGCCTTAAGCATTCTTCGAGGAATAGCCCGAATACACAATATACTCATAACCTGATTTGCAAACTTGCTGATCAAAATGAACGCCGACGTCGTCAAGACACTATGGAATTAATTCCTCAGAGTTATTATTCCCAGCAACCGCTTAAAGTAGAACTTACTGAATTTTATTCACGGGATAACGCCAAAGACCATCACACTGATCAATATGATTTAGTTAATGACAACATCCTTCCTAATCCGGTTTTAAGAAGAGGCCAAAATTTTTTCTTCGCTGTTCGTTTTGATAGAACTTATGACAAACAGCAAGATGTGATTCGTATCGTGTTCTGTTTCG gaCCAAAGCCCAGCGTTACTAAAGGAACTCGTGTTGTCTTACCGGTTAACTGGAGCACTCAACAAGGTGCCTTTCAACATTCACGAGATGTTATTGGATTGGCTCGCATGCAAGATACTAGTACTACTATGCCTCCTATAGCAACAATGGGTACTATAGGAGCCATAGGGGCTATGAGTGGAATTCGTGAAACAACTACATACGGCGTACGTCGTACTTCTTTTAGCAATGACTCTTTACCATTACAACATAGCCCACTTAGCCCACACGGGCCCGTGGAAAGGCCCACGGTAGAGCGTTATGCTCCAACTACTCAACATTCTTCATTTCAACGTAGCTATGGCTCTCGACATAGCTCAATGCAAAATTTAGCGTCAATTGCTCATGAAATGGATAGATGGGACATAAGCGTTCAACGTCAGGATGGAAATACTATCACTTTTCAAGTTCATGTTCCTGCTTCTGCTCCAGTTGGAGTTTGGAACTGCTGGGTGCAAACGCACCGTTTTGGACAGCGTGATAATCGACATGATTACAAATGTGatgaggatatatatatattatttaatccaTGGTGCCGTGAAGATGCAGTTTATATGGACAATGAATCTTCAAGGAAGGAATATGTTCTTAATGAACAAGGTAAAATATGGTACGGTACTTGGCGACAACCGAAAGGACGTAAGTGGATTTTCGGCCAATTTGATGATGTTGTGTTGCCAGCTTGCATTTATTTACTGGAGCGTAGTGGCCTTGAACATTCTGAACGTGGTAATCCTATACGAGTGACAAGAGCAATTTCAGCGATG ATTAATGCAAATGACGATGATGATGGTTTAATGGTTGGTCGATATGATGGTGAATATAAAGACGGAGTAGCGCCTCACGCTTGGACCGGTTCTGTTGCTATTCTTGAACGTTATTTGACGGATGGTGGTCGACCTGTTGAATACGGACAATGCTGGGTATTTTCAGCACTGGTCGTTACTATTTGTAGAGCATTGG GTATTCCTTGTCGTTCAGTAACCAATTATGTGTCTGCGCATGACACGAATCGTACGTTTACTATTGATAAGTTCTTTGACCGAGATGGAAATGAAGTACCAAATGGGCCCGATGAAGATTGTTACGATTCATGCTGGAATTTCCATGTATGGAACGATGTCTGGATGCAAAGACCCGATTTGCCACaag GATATGGTGGATGGCAGATAATAGACTCGACACCCCAAGAAGAGGCTGAGTCTGTATATCAGTGTGGTCCAGCTAGTGTTGAAGCCGTACGCCGTGGTGAGGTTGGATTCCAATATGATACACCTTTTGTGTATTCTCAACTTAATGCTGAATTATGCCACTTCCAAGAAGAAGAAAACTCTGAATGGGGTTTCATTAGAATGGCATCAAACCAATACCA ggTCGGACGTAAGATTTTAACCAAGAATCCGAATCGTGATGATGATGAAGGTGATAGCGATATGTTGGAAATAACCCATGAATACAAAACAGTAGAAAACTCGTCCCCTGAACGTCTTGCCGTAATTGCCTCATGCCGCGGCTATCAACGCTTACAGCAATATTATGAATTTCCTGATCGTAATTTCGAAGACGTCGTCTTTGACCTTATGGATATTGATATTGTGCCTTACGGCCAGCCTTTTGATTGTACCATGAATATTCAG AATAAATCCCACGAAGATCGTACAATTTGGTGTGTGCTAACAGCATCGTCATGTTACTACACTGGCGCCATAGCAGCCCGACTGCGTAGGTCTCAAGGAGAGTTTATAGTCCGAGCAGGTCAGCGTGAAGTACTTAAGCTGCACGTAACACCCCAAGAATATATGGATAAATTGGTAGACCATTCCATGGTTAAGGTGCACGCTATGGCTTATGTTAAGCAAACACGCCAGGCATGGTCTGAAGAGGATGACTTCCCATTGCATAAGCCGCGACTTCAGATCCAG CTGAGAAGTCAGCCGTGCGTGGGACAGGAATGTGCAGTAACGTTTAGCTTCCAAAATCCGCTAAGTGTGCACTTGACTGACTGCTACTTTACTTTCGAAGGTCCCGGTATACAACGACCACGTCAG ATACGATTCCGCGACGTGAAGCCCGGCGAGTTCGTAAATTATCAGGACAAATTTGTACCTCGTCGTCAAGGGGAGCGTCGTGTCGTAGTGACCTTCTCCTCGAGGCAGATTGACGAGATTTTCGGATGTGCTAACGTGAATGTGCGCGGCTAG
- the LOC126780848 gene encoding solute carrier family 66 member 2 isoform X3, whose product MDWIISDELGLTVGHLVGWGAASAMIVGGVAPYIPQYRQIKKTQDAEGFSLHVCLTLLIANTLRILFWFGKRYELPLLIQSIVMNATMFAMIHLCVTVRKKNQIIRARERIFTDMDRKYFWAWTDFQSYVDCMLVFSVLGAAITYLLIEFSPFVELIGFLAVFTEAMLGAPQIAKNHQNKSTEGMSVSMVIMWTCGDLFKTAYFVIREAPTQFWVCGGLQVLLDIVILFQVWLYRHNTAAARRLRRGD is encoded by the exons ATGGATTggataatatctgatgagttaggGCTGACGGTGGGACATTTAGTGGGTTGGGGCGCAGCTTCTGCAATGATTGTGGGTGGTGTGGCACCTTACATTCCTCAATATAGGCAAATTAAAAAGACGCAAGATGCCGAAGGATTTTCTCTTCATGTTTGTTTGACTCTCTTAATAGCGAATACTCTACGTATATTATTTtg GTTTGGCAAACGCTATGAGTTGCCACtattaatacaaagtattgtaaTGAATGCAACAATGTTTGCAATGATCCACCTTTGTGTGACAGTAAGGAAAAAGAATCAAATTATTAGAGCAAGAGAAAGAATTTTCACAG ATATGGACAGAAAATATTTCTGGGCGTGGACGGATTTCCAAAGCTACGTCGATTGTATGCTAGTATTCTCAGTCCTAGGGGCAGCGATAACATATCTGTTAATAGAATTCTCACCGTTTGTGGAGCTAATTGGCTTTCTTGCTGTCTTCACCGAGGCTATGCTTGGCGCGCCTCAGATAGCAAAAAATCATCAGAATAAAAGTACAGAGGGAATGAG CGTGAGTATGGTGATAATGTGGACGTGTGGTGACTTGTTCAAGACTGCCTATTTCGTTATTAGGGAGGCCCCGACACAGTTTTGGGTGTGCGGAGGACTCCAAGTTCTATTAGATATTGTTATACTCTTCcaa GTGTGGCTGTACCGTCACAACACTGCGGCGGCGCGGCGACTGCGGCGCGGCGACTAG
- the LOC126780848 gene encoding solute carrier family 66 member 2 isoform X2: protein MDWIISDELGLTVGHLVGWGAASAMIVGGVAPYIPQYRQIKKTQDAEGFSLHVCLTLLIANTLRILFWFGKRYELPLLIQSIVMNATMFAMIHLCVTVRKKNQIIRARERIFTAQPDETAHWLGQRSGIVGGEKPHRFYDMDRKYFWAWTDFQSYVDCMLVFSVLGAAITYLLIEFSPFVELIGFLAVFTEAMLGAPQIAKNHQNKSTEGMSVSMVIMWTCGDLFKTAYFVIREAPTQFWVCGGLQVLLDIVILFQVWLYRHNTAAARRLRRGD, encoded by the exons ATGGATTggataatatctgatgagttaggGCTGACGGTGGGACATTTAGTGGGTTGGGGCGCAGCTTCTGCAATGATTGTGGGTGGTGTGGCACCTTACATTCCTCAATATAGGCAAATTAAAAAGACGCAAGATGCCGAAGGATTTTCTCTTCATGTTTGTTTGACTCTCTTAATAGCGAATACTCTACGTATATTATTTtg GTTTGGCAAACGCTATGAGTTGCCACtattaatacaaagtattgtaaTGAATGCAACAATGTTTGCAATGATCCACCTTTGTGTGACAGTAAGGAAAAAGAATCAAATTATTAGAGCAAGAGAAAGAATTTTCACAG CTCAGCCAGACGAAACAGCACACTGGTTGGGACAGCGTAGCGGCATTGTAGGTGGAGAGAAACCGCATCGCTTTTATG ATATGGACAGAAAATATTTCTGGGCGTGGACGGATTTCCAAAGCTACGTCGATTGTATGCTAGTATTCTCAGTCCTAGGGGCAGCGATAACATATCTGTTAATAGAATTCTCACCGTTTGTGGAGCTAATTGGCTTTCTTGCTGTCTTCACCGAGGCTATGCTTGGCGCGCCTCAGATAGCAAAAAATCATCAGAATAAAAGTACAGAGGGAATGAG CGTGAGTATGGTGATAATGTGGACGTGTGGTGACTTGTTCAAGACTGCCTATTTCGTTATTAGGGAGGCCCCGACACAGTTTTGGGTGTGCGGAGGACTCCAAGTTCTATTAGATATTGTTATACTCTTCcaa GTGTGGCTGTACCGTCACAACACTGCGGCGGCGCGGCGACTGCGGCGCGGCGACTAG
- the LOC126780869 gene encoding mitochondrial import inner membrane translocase subunit Tim21 → MNFLSKIRPVIRVNRTLEFIPAAIGLSKFRFVRFYATEKEKGLTQSQERADVSTDVRPLGEKIKETTKTVSYTGIIIIGVGVTGVIFYYVFRELFSSNSPNSIYSVALEKCKKDPRIEEALGSPIKGYGEETTRRRRTHVSHAVYEKEGVKHMRMRFYIKGIRNKGIVELDMKQNEYGNYLCRYLLVQLDDYSGKTFVIEDNRAELDHSKSEFGSVLPTLNLTQ, encoded by the exons atgaattttctTTCGAAGATACGGCCAGTTATTCGTGTCAATAGAACGTTAGAGTTTATACCAGCAGCAATAGGATTATCTAAATTTAGATTCGTTCGATTCTATGCCACAGAAAAAGAAAAGGGGTTAACTCAAAGTCAAGAGAGAGCTGATGTATCAACAGATGTACGACCACTAGGAGAGAAAATAAAAGAGACAACCAAAACTGTTTCTTATACTGGCATTATTATAATCGGCGTCGGAGTAACtggagttatattttattatgtattccgGGAATTATTCTCAAGTAATAGTCCAAATAGCATTTATTCAGTAGCTCTGGAGAAGTGTAAAAaa GATCCTAGGATAGAAGAAGCACTTGGTTCTCCTATTAAGGGTTATGGAGAGGAAACTACAAGAAGACGAAGAACACATGTCAGTCATGCTGTATATGAGAAGGAGGGTGTCAAGCATATGAGGATGCGGTTCTACATAAAGGGAATAAGGAACAAGGGAATTGTTGAGTTAGATATGAAACAG aaTGAATATGGAAATTATCTTTGTCGATATCTATTGGTTCAACTTGATGATTACAGTGGAAAAACCTTTGTTATTGAAGACAATCGTGCAGAGTTAGATCATTCAAAATCAGAATTTGGAAGTGTTCTACCCACATTAAATcttacacaataa
- the LOC126780848 gene encoding solute carrier family 66 member 2 isoform X1, translating into MDWIISDELGLTVGHLVGWGAASAMIVGGVAPYIPQYRQIKKTQDAEGFSLHVCLTLLIANTLRILFWFGKRYELPLLIQSIVMNATMFAMIHLCVTVRKKNQIIRARERIFTGAIFMLYILLCCVNGSAQPDETAHWLGQRSGIVGGEKPHRFYDMDRKYFWAWTDFQSYVDCMLVFSVLGAAITYLLIEFSPFVELIGFLAVFTEAMLGAPQIAKNHQNKSTEGMSVSMVIMWTCGDLFKTAYFVIREAPTQFWVCGGLQVLLDIVILFQVWLYRHNTAAARRLRRGD; encoded by the exons ATGGATTggataatatctgatgagttaggGCTGACGGTGGGACATTTAGTGGGTTGGGGCGCAGCTTCTGCAATGATTGTGGGTGGTGTGGCACCTTACATTCCTCAATATAGGCAAATTAAAAAGACGCAAGATGCCGAAGGATTTTCTCTTCATGTTTGTTTGACTCTCTTAATAGCGAATACTCTACGTATATTATTTtg GTTTGGCAAACGCTATGAGTTGCCACtattaatacaaagtattgtaaTGAATGCAACAATGTTTGCAATGATCCACCTTTGTGTGACAGTAAGGAAAAAGAATCAAATTATTAGAGCAAGAGAAAGAATTTTCACAG GTGCAATATTCATGTTATATATACTGTTATGTTGTGTAAATGGCTCAGCTCAGCCAGACGAAACAGCACACTGGTTGGGACAGCGTAGCGGCATTGTAGGTGGAGAGAAACCGCATCGCTTTTATG ATATGGACAGAAAATATTTCTGGGCGTGGACGGATTTCCAAAGCTACGTCGATTGTATGCTAGTATTCTCAGTCCTAGGGGCAGCGATAACATATCTGTTAATAGAATTCTCACCGTTTGTGGAGCTAATTGGCTTTCTTGCTGTCTTCACCGAGGCTATGCTTGGCGCGCCTCAGATAGCAAAAAATCATCAGAATAAAAGTACAGAGGGAATGAG CGTGAGTATGGTGATAATGTGGACGTGTGGTGACTTGTTCAAGACTGCCTATTTCGTTATTAGGGAGGCCCCGACACAGTTTTGGGTGTGCGGAGGACTCCAAGTTCTATTAGATATTGTTATACTCTTCcaa GTGTGGCTGTACCGTCACAACACTGCGGCGGCGCGGCGACTGCGGCGCGGCGACTAG
- the LOC126780848 gene encoding solute carrier family 66 member 2 isoform X5: MDWIISDELGLTVGHLVGWGAASAMIVGGVAPYIPQYRQIKKTQDAEGFSLHVCLTLLIANTLRILFWFGKRYELPLLIQSIVMNATMFAMIHLCVTVRKKNQIIRARERIFTAQPDETAHWLGQRSGIVGGEKPHRFYVTTVMLLLWAYFIAFLVVVVHYHHENFKSNAVFCFLCRLTWFTYL; this comes from the exons ATGGATTggataatatctgatgagttaggGCTGACGGTGGGACATTTAGTGGGTTGGGGCGCAGCTTCTGCAATGATTGTGGGTGGTGTGGCACCTTACATTCCTCAATATAGGCAAATTAAAAAGACGCAAGATGCCGAAGGATTTTCTCTTCATGTTTGTTTGACTCTCTTAATAGCGAATACTCTACGTATATTATTTtg GTTTGGCAAACGCTATGAGTTGCCACtattaatacaaagtattgtaaTGAATGCAACAATGTTTGCAATGATCCACCTTTGTGTGACAGTAAGGAAAAAGAATCAAATTATTAGAGCAAGAGAAAGAATTTTCACAG CTCAGCCAGACGAAACAGCACACTGGTTGGGACAGCGTAGCGGCATTGTAGGTGGAGAGAAACCGCATCGCTTTTATG TTACAACAGTCATGTTACTACTTTGGGCTTATTTCATAGCATTTTTGGTTGTTGTGGTGCATTATcatcatgaaaattttaaaagcaatgCAGTTTTTTGTTTCTTGTGTCGGTTGACTTGGTTTACTTATTTGTAA
- the LOC126780824 gene encoding transmembrane protein 231, producing the protein MALYKLFSHSVEIQYKSYFLSKATLFTVLIAVINLILPFIIAFNSKGFWLQSHYFYEQPLIRSTYDYLLIAETDDPSINIICGEVAAINSETIEHEENCVETQIWEHDFNKDGTNDIIEFKFHLIIPKQRTITYIILILGIDLQIKTTCPLQMQSLAVINKEFGVHPNGLKYYGDIQIYQSVHLPCVQNIIDTKYNSSIFTQKKDNKNIVDSILEEYLSREVITTVTPIFSRNHNGLTGTMDLNIVLKISEMRIRYLPSLLQELKWAWPQYLSLLLIFYYIFNRLKRFVFNKRLLMAWKIVPWTKKD; encoded by the exons ATGGCCTTATACAAATTGTTTAGCCACAGTGTGGAGATCCAATACAAAAGCTATTTCTTATCGAAAGCAACACTTTTCACAGTTTTAATTGCcgtaatcaatttaattttgccATTTATTATTGCATTCAACAGTAAAG GATTCTGGTTACAATCACACTATTTTTATGAACAACCATTGATAAGATCTACATACGATTATTTGCTAATAGCAGAGACTGATGATCCTAGTATCAATATTATATGTGGGGAAGTGGCTGCTATTAATAGTGAAACAATAGAACATGAAGAAAACTGTGTGGAAActcaa ATATGGGAGCATGATTTTAATAAGGATGGAACAAATGACATTATAGAGTTTAAATTTCACCTCATCATTCCGAAGCAGAGaactataacttatataattttaatcttagGCATTGATTTACAAATAAAG ACTACATGCCCTCTGCAAATGCAAAGTCTAGCAGTTATAAATAAGGAATTTGGTGTACATCCAAATGGACTCAAATATTATGGTGACATTCAAATTTATCAAAGTGTTCATCTTCCTTGTGTTCAAAACATAATAGATACCAAATATAATTCTTCCATTTTTACccaaaaaaaagataataaaaacattgtggACTCTATTTTGGAGGAATACCTAAGTAGAGAAG TAATCACCACTGTCACTCCAATTTTTTCAAGAAATCATAATGGACTTACTGGTACAATGGatctaaatattgttttaaagattTCTGAAATGCGAATAAGATATTTACCAAGTCTTTTACAAGAATTGAAATGGGCATGGCCTCAATATCTTTcacttcttttaatattttactacatatttaacagattaaaaagatttgtttttaataagagACTCTTGATGGCCTGGAAAATAGTGCCGTGGACTAAAAAAGACTag
- the LOC126780848 gene encoding solute carrier family 66 member 2 isoform X4 yields MDWIISDELGLTVGHLVGWGAASAMIVGGVAPYIPQYRQIKKTQDAEGFSLHVCLTLLIANTLRILFWFGKRYELPLLIQSIVMNATMFAMIHLCVTVRKKNQIIRARERIFTGAIFMLYILLCCVNGSAQPDETAHWLGQRSGIVGGEKPHRFYVTTVMLLLWAYFIAFLVVVVHYHHENFKSNAVFCFLCRLTWFTYL; encoded by the exons ATGGATTggataatatctgatgagttaggGCTGACGGTGGGACATTTAGTGGGTTGGGGCGCAGCTTCTGCAATGATTGTGGGTGGTGTGGCACCTTACATTCCTCAATATAGGCAAATTAAAAAGACGCAAGATGCCGAAGGATTTTCTCTTCATGTTTGTTTGACTCTCTTAATAGCGAATACTCTACGTATATTATTTtg GTTTGGCAAACGCTATGAGTTGCCACtattaatacaaagtattgtaaTGAATGCAACAATGTTTGCAATGATCCACCTTTGTGTGACAGTAAGGAAAAAGAATCAAATTATTAGAGCAAGAGAAAGAATTTTCACAG GTGCAATATTCATGTTATATATACTGTTATGTTGTGTAAATGGCTCAGCTCAGCCAGACGAAACAGCACACTGGTTGGGACAGCGTAGCGGCATTGTAGGTGGAGAGAAACCGCATCGCTTTTATG TTACAACAGTCATGTTACTACTTTGGGCTTATTTCATAGCATTTTTGGTTGTTGTGGTGCATTATcatcatgaaaattttaaaagcaatgCAGTTTTTTGTTTCTTGTGTCGGTTGACTTGGTTTACTTATTTGTAA